taatgccTTATCAAATAAATTGATAGTAAGGGGAATTGAATTTCCGAGTTATTTTCCTAAAAGAATATAATTTGAGCATTGTAACCGcaaataatatttctaaattttacaaCATTTAATATGAACAAAATGTAAAATCGAAAGAAACAAGATGATTGACTTGTATATGAATTAGTAACTCCCGAAAATGGATTCGAAATTCGAAAGTAAAAACATTAGAAACTCAGCCTATTTTGTCACTGCTCATTTGTTAGCAGCATTTGCTTGGAAATCTGCAAACATGACAGATTTTTCCAACACCTTAGTATTGAGTTATCACTAaatatcttcttttttcttttttttttacaaaaagcACATATTAGTAATCCTCATAATTATTAAGCTAATTTGATGTGATAGTTAAGTATGTAAAATCAACCATGTGTCAGGTAATATTGGTCCCAAGTAAAATCGGTCAAAGTTTAACATGTACAAGTCTTCACATTTTAAAATCAAACTTTTTGACCGTTGATGGAGTATgtgattataaaaaaatagtgtcATACAATAAATGAGTCATTTAATGATTGAAATAAATAAGTCCAAATTATAACTGAAACAATTATTAAATGACGTCTATCAGTTTATAATCGAAATagtaactaaataaaatttcagtAATATTAATTAGGGATTAAAATAGTAATCTGGTTAAATTTTCATTCCTAAATTTGTAGTTATATAAGTTGAAATGAAAGTGTTGTATTTGGTAAATGTTATCTTAGCGAGAAATTTAACTTCCGATCAATAAATGAAAGTTTTGGTTTCTACGACCGAACTAACAATcgaattaagtttttttttttttaatcacagAAAATGCATTGATCGTTTACATAtatgtttaagtttttttttctttcactcattttcattcatgaaaCTCTTTATACTTACATGTTCTCTCACTCATGTAGTATATATCCTTCTTTAAAGTAcacttattaaaaaaactcatatttataactaattttttttgtaagaaatatctataaattttgttataaaaaaaatttgcagaaaattgttgtcaatttttttgcaaaatattttgtataaaacatttttcgtaacaaattttgtaaaaaatacttacgaattttataattttgtagaaaataattatccatgaagaaattatttgtcaattaaaatttttagaaaaaaatattagaaaaaaaaaatttcttgtaaattttcttaacaaattataaaaaaattctcgtataatatgagaatttttagtaattCTAAATCTGTGTGTGAGATTGGTCTTTCTCTTCAAGTTAAACTaaaatgtctattttttttcctcttttcatGCAATAACTTACATTCGGATTGATCTTGCTGAATTTCATGGAATTCTAAAGTGTTGAAGAGAAACACTTAGATGTTTAGGTTAGGtcttgaatataaatttaacttttgatgttcaaaCTTCTAATACCACAAGTCATTTTATGGATATGTGATATTATTCATCTGCGGACAAAGTTATTGTTGaaagaaggaaataaaagaTCTTGATTGAAATTTAGCTTGTAAATATTTACAggttatttaacttttaaaagtaTGCATAACATCATTTATTTTGACAAGAAATTGCATTATATGATAAAAACAACTAAGAATTATTATTTACTAGAAGATTAGATGACTAACATCATACtcgtaaaaatgaaaatttcattGCAAAAGTTGTACTTTTAGTTACTCAGAATCGACTAAGATTTGATTCACAAGAAAATGAGATTTTCTGGAAAAAAAATGGcatatattgttaaaattacaattattcaTGATGGAGATCATAAAAACCAAAggatcaaataaatataaaacaacacatGTTGAAAAGGAACACACattcaaatgaaatgaaatcCAATATTaacgtaaaaagttttaaattagttaaaacaTTATGAATACATGCTATACAATTTTAAATGTTAGGggaatattttatttctatccatTAATATATCACATCACCATTGATTATTGATTgcttataaataaatgttaattcATTGTTTGTAAATAAATGTAAAGTCGTAGCTAGGAATGTGAATCTTAAGtctatttgtattttataacaAGTTTTGAATAGAAatgttaaattgaaaaaatacaaaacattcaaattttacttaaaattgaaactttattttataaaattctccataaaaaattttggaagatgaattttaaatttatttcttgcCACTTCTTTTTGGAAAGCTACTCTTTCATCGTGAATTCCTTCTATGGAAAACTTCTTCAAATCAAATTCGCAACTAatctttacatttgggtcaaaATATGTTGtcgttttattgtttttttttttccataaaacACTTCATAGGAGCTAACATCATGATCTCACCTTgttcattttatcttcttatagAGTTTTTCAAAATGTCATCTTGTGTAGTATCAAAACAATATGCAATTTTCTTTATGATGCAAATGTCAACATCTTTATCAACTTTAAGAGAATATTTGACtttgttcattttatcttcTCACAAATTTATATCAATGTCAACTTGCAAACTATCAAAGAGTctttatataaagaaataataaatccaataattaTATGAATCAATTAATCCTTCTACCAATTTTGCGATGATATAAAACTATCactaaatattacatttaactaaaacaaatcaaattacatattttcaaaaattgcaTTATTGAACTTATCAATTTGAAAGTGTAAGAAATAAAGACAACTTTagcaaaaaaaagaagaaaaagaatattaacTCTTGTATCTAATACTTTACACtttgttcaatattttatatttttttaatactttaacACTTTAGAAAGTAGTGGGAAGATTTGGAAGAGAATTTGAAGGAGAATCTAACATTACTCTATTTGGAAGGCATTGATTAAAGAGTTAAGAATAATTGTTAATGGAAAAAGCATTACTAAATAATTCTTCTATTAAAGAACCTTTTTCTATTAACCTTTCAAATAATATAGTTAAAACCAACGCTCataaaaaacactcaaatcttCTTCATTGCCAATCATAAGATTCCAATCGAAAAGttacttttaaattctaaaacagAGAAACACTGTATTAGTGTATTAGTATATATATGTAAATGATATAAGTTGGTGAGTGTTTCAAGCATTATCCCATTTAGTGCTTCTAGAAAAGAGCTTTTAACACATATTCTTCgcaattatatatgtaattttttataataacaaaaacaagtCGTGAAAAGAAAGGAATATATGATAAGTTACTATATGATTCTATTCTAttctatttattaattatatcgtTTCATGAATATTCaactataaacaaaatattcaaatcaCCCTTCTTCATAAAGCAACCCTCCACTTTTCACATAAATAAGTGGATTCATTCTCCAACCCTACAAAAATTCAATCATTCTATTATGTTTTTGTGTgcatttttaactaaaatttttcaaaaaccgATCATTAGAAGGCAATTATTCCAACTTTCTGGACAGTTATAACCAACTATACAAAATTTCTTCTTGAAGATGATTTCAAAGTGTaagataaacaaattatttttagaatttagttttttaaaaaaaatatttttagtttaagagtatttttagttttaaaataaattagtttaaagaTTTCTGTCATGTCGAAATTAATTTAATGATGAATTTAAATTATCGTATATCTTTCTATTAGACCGTATATGATAATagtaatatcaataataaaatacgtAATTAATctgataataataaaacgatataataataaataacaaaataaaaagatttgtaagACGTGATTAATAAGATGATGTTactaatttaaaacattaatgttCACATCAATCTCTTAATACCCGTGATCATTACTAATTTgttatcataatataaattttaatcattagaGATTTACAAGCTGAATTAGCTTTCTTGcaaccaaataataaaaaaaactacatcaaaacaattttaatttcattatttatggTAACTAACTTTTCAACTGTTACAGAATTTGTAATCTAAATAATAGAAAGGatatcaacaatattaaaattttagtcaCCTTAGTTAGAATGAATTCTAAAAAGTTATTGGTTTTGTTATATTCCTGATCAGTATCTTGAAAACTCCCAGGTGAACATAAAAAATGGTAATAGGAAGACAACAAAATTAATAGACAACACCTGCATAACAATAACAACAGAGCATTAGATACATCAAATAGACACAGACATCTACtttaaaaagtttcaaaataaaaaagccAAGAAACTTTATACTTACGTTAGAATTTGACTTCCCAATCATTCCTGGAAGATAACCTTTTAATCCAATGTTATAAACTGGGTTGCCATTAGGATAATAGAGACCAAAGTTTCTCTCTGATAAAGGACCAGGCTTCAAATTCTCATTGAAGAGTGCAAAGACAAAAACATCAATTGGAACAGATGGTTTTGCAGGAGTACCCTGATTCTGTTCTATCCTTTTCAGCAGATTACTATTATATGTTTCTGCATTCTGTGGTGTGGCTCCAATTTCACCGGGGTCACCTTTAGAAGGCCAACCAGTTTCTGAAATCTTGACTTCAATATCAGTATGGCCCAGTCTCTTAATGGCAGCGTAGACAGCATCAATTTGAGCAAACAACATGTTATCATAATGCAAATTGGTAACTGGATCAGTAGACCCTGAATTAGGTTGAAACAGCACATAGTTCAAGGAAATCTGGTTTGGGTTTCCCTTGTATGCAAAAAAGGGATATGCATTGATGAGAAAAGGTGATTTGGTCTGAGCATGAAAGCTAAGAATGGATTGAATATACTGTATCAGATCTTGTCTGAAGGCCCCAGATGAAGGAGGGTATGAGGAGGCTATAACATTATAAGAATGTGCAGAAGTAACAGTAACCTTCTGTGCAAGTCCTTGACTAACAAGAGCATTGTACATACTTTGCATTGCAGGGAGAAGACTTGTTGTGAGCTGAGGGTTATTGGAGTCGAACACCTCGTTTCCGACAACTATACAGATGATTTTGGTTCGGGAAATATAAGGTTGGACATGCTGCTGAATCCACCTCTGAGCATTAGAAGCGTCTTTCAAGCTCGGCAGATCCTCGTTCCTCGTTCCTATGATGAACTCCACTCCTGAATTGGCGAATGCGGATAGAATATCTGGATTAGAATCATAGAGTCTGATTTTGGAGACTTTCAGAGATTTTATCAGAGCAGCCACACTAGAGGGAGATGGAAGGTTGTCGCCAAGTTGTCCGTAGTTGATTCCAAAATTAAAGCCCCGGGTTTGCACAAACAAATCTGAAGAAAATTGTCATAGAAAATCATCAGAATATACAGAAAAGAGATAACTCTAGTTTGTGAATGATAACAAACCTGAAGAAGTGAGAGACAGCAACAGCAAAGCCACGAAGAATGAAGAAGTTTTCATTGTTAGTCTGATACTGCATATAACGGTTAACCGTTAACCTAGGCCACTACGCTTTCGAGCTGAATATTCAAGCTTTGTA
This region of Vigna unguiculata cultivar IT97K-499-35 chromosome 5, ASM411807v1, whole genome shotgun sequence genomic DNA includes:
- the LOC114182970 gene encoding glucan endo-1,3-beta-glucosidase 14-like — its product is MKTSSFFVALLLLSLTSSDLFVQTRGFNFGINYGQLGDNLPSPSSVAALIKSLKVSKIRLYDSNPDILSAFANSGVEFIIGTRNEDLPSLKDASNAQRWIQQHVQPYISRTKIICIVVGNEVFDSNNPQLTTSLLPAMQSMYNALVSQGLAQKVTVTSAHSYNVIASSYPPSSGAFRQDLIQYIQSILSFHAQTKSPFLINAYPFFAYKGNPNQISLNYVLFQPNSGSTDPVTNLHYDNMLFAQIDAVYAAIKRLGHTDIEVKISETGWPSKGDPGEIGATPQNAETYNSNLLKRIEQNQGTPAKPSVPIDVFVFALFNENLKPGPLSERNFGLYYPNGNPVYNIGLKGYLPGMIGKSNSNVLSINFVVFLLPFFMFTWEFSRY